The genomic segment CTGCACTCTGTCCGCCTCGGGAGGCCGTTGTACAGGGTTCCGTACACCCAGCGCGTAGGGAGGGGCGGTGACCGACCCATCCGTTAGCCCGTACTGGTCGTGCCGCTTGCGCCCTACTACTCGATGAAGAAGCCGGATGCTCCTTGGCAACCGGGGCAACCCCTTGCGGGACTGAGTCGAGTCGTCGGGGAACCGCTCGACAGCGTTTCGGCGCCACCGGTCGGATACTGGCCGAGTGACGGAGGAACCGGCTAGCAGGTCGACACGGTGGACGATTCATGGTGAGCGGGTTGTCGACGGGAGCCGGCGCTCCCGGTTGAGCATCGCAGACGTGGAGCTTCCGGACGGGGTCCGCTTCGAGCAGTACGTGATTCGGGCGCCCCGGTCGGCCATGGTTGCCGTGCTCGACGGCCAGGAGCGCCTGCTTCTGATGCGACGGCACCGGTTCGTCTTCGACCGGTGGGTGTGGGAGCTGCCGGGCGGCTACGTCGACGAGGGCGAGGATCCGGCGAAGTGCGCAGTCCGGGAGGTCGAGGAGGAGACCGGGTGGCGCCCCGAGGCAGTAGAGCCATTGCTGTCGTTTCAGCCGTGGGTGGCGACCGCGGACGCGGAGAACTTGCTGTTCCTTGCCCGCGAGGCGGAGCATATCGGCGCCCCGGTGGACGTCAACGAGACCGAGCGGGTGGCCTGGATTCCGCTGGAAGAGGCGCGGCGACTCGTGTCCGAGGGTGAAATCGTTGGTGCGGGCACGGTGATCGCGGTGCTGGAGTTGGTGGCGCGGAAGGCCCGGGGTGAGCTGTAGTCAGCGCCGTTGGCCGAGCGCCGCGTCGACCCGGGTGATGAACTGCCGTACTGCCGGCGTGCGACGGTGGGCTGTCAGGCCGGTTTGCAGGTCGCGCACGTAGCGGACGGCACGGGCCGACCGTAGCTGCGTGGTCAGGGTGAGGGCGTCAGTGCCGATGGCGCTGGCGCGTTCCGGCTCGCCGTGGCTAGCGTGGACGCTGGCCAGCAGGGCGAGGTTGAAGGCTTTGCCGCGTACGTAGCGCTCGTCCATCTTCAGTGAGCGAGCGGCGAAGCGTTCGGCTCGACGGTGTTGACCGAGCGCGTGGAAGCAGTGGCCGAACTTGGCTGACAGGTACGCCTCGTCGAAGTAGCCGAGCCATTGCGGGTCGCTGCTGCGGTCGGCGCGGTCGAGGGCTTGCTCTGCTTGGTGAAGCGCGGCGGCACAGTCCCGTTCGTGGAGGGCGACAGCGTGGGCGTGAGCTTCCATGACCATTGCTTCGGCAGTAAGCACCCTGAGGCCGGCGCGCTGTGCTGTCTGCCGGGCGGCACGGGCGAGGTCAACGCCGGTGGCGGCGTGCCCGAGGTAGGTGGCTTGGTGGCTCATCGCGGCGAGGATCTCAGCGCCCAACCCGGCGTCGCCGGCCGTTCTGGCCAGGTCCAGGGCCTGAGTGAGGTAGCGCTGGGCGAGGCCGTGCTCGGCCATGTCGTACGCCTGCCAACCGGCGAGTTGGGTCAGTTCGGCAACGGCGGTGAGCAGTCTGCGGCCGGTCGCCGTGTCGTACCGGCCCTCGACCACGAGGGGTGTGACCTCGTGGTGCAGGAAGCGGGTGACGTTGTCGCGCGCGTGCCCGCCGCCGTACTGATTGTCGAGTCGCCGATAGGTGGCGGTCATCTGGCGGATGGTGTCGATGTCGGGTTGACCGACCGTCCGGCGCCCCTCCTGCTCGACGGGCTGCGCTGTGGTGGCGGTGAACCAGCGTAGGGCGGGCAGGGTGTATGCCGTGGAGCTGAACACTGTCTGGCGAAGCATGTCTCGACGGTTCACATCGCCTTCCCATAGCTGCGCGGCGGCCTGGACGTCCTCGCGCCAGGACCGGTTGGCCGGCACGTCACTGTGCCGACCGCGGGATTGGTCCGCCATGGTCGGGCGATATGACCCCTGGCGGGGCGCGAGGCCCAGCGTCATCCGGGCGTCGTCGGGCATGCCACAACCGGTGGCGATCCGTTCCAACACGTCGATCGAGGTCACCCGTCGGCCGGCGATGATCCTGCTGACGTAGCCCTGCTCAAGCCCGACAGCCGCACCGATGCGGGTTTGGCTCGCACCCGTGTGCCGGGCGAGCAGCCGGAACAGTGCGCCTATGTCGCGGCCCGTCAGGGCGGTGTGCACGTCCTCTCGCGACCAGAGGTCGTCAGGTACCCGGAGATTCCCTACCAGCACAACGGCTCCCAGCGTTGTCGGGCGACTACCCAAGGTGCTCGGTCCGGAGCCTACGGCCGGCGTACCGGCAGGTCGAGTGTGCTCATGTCACCGTGACATGACCTCGCGACATGGTCGCCGCAGCTCAGTCGGCGGAACCGTATCCGGCATGGACCTCGATGCCGATGACCCGAATGGCCTGCCCGAGTTGGACACCGTCTCCGGATCTGAGCGGGCAGGCTCGTGACGATGCGTGGCTACCTGGACCAGTTCTTCCGGTGGCTGCTCCGGCAGCACGAGTCCCTACCACCGCCCCGGAGAGGGCAGCAGTACCAGGACGCCGAGTACGTGGCAGCCCGCCAGCGGTTGCTCGACCACGCAGCACAGCTGAGGCGATCCCAGGGCGACCGAGGGCCGGCACCGGACGTGCCGACGAAGCAGCGGTGAGCCGGATGGCCGCCGGCGGGCTCGGCCGAATGCCTCCGACCAGGCGGCACGTCTCGTACGAGGACTATCTGGTCGCCACGGCCCTCACTCTCGCCCGGCGGCATCGGCCGGTCTGGTGCTGGCGGAAATGGCGACGGACCTGCCGCTGCGGAGGCGATCTGCCCTGTCGCGCCCGGCACCGAATCCCCATCAATCGTGGCCACTGGCCCGGAGAGGACTCGCCGTGAGAGACGACCAGGAGCAGGCGATCCTGGCCGTGCATGTTCGAGGCTTCGACGGCATGTGCACCGGCTGCCGCGCCTGGTGGTCACGGCTGACTCCGTACCCCTGCTGGCAGGTGGAATGGGCGACCAGCCGGCAGGCACGGACGATCACCGCCCGGTTTCTGGAGGGTGTGCGGTGACCACCCACGGCCCGGTCATGCCGGTCTGGAGCTGTGGCGGCTGCGACCTGCCCTGGCCCTGCCCCACGCGCAAGCGGGAACTGCGCGCGGAGTACGCCGACGCTCCGGTGTCGCTGGCTCTCTACCTCGGCTCCTACCTCGTCCAAGCCACCGAGGACATGCCCTGGACGCCGGCCGGCGTGCTGCACCGCCGCTTTCTCGGCTGGACGCGGGAAACGGCTCTACCGACGCCAGGAGTACGGAACACTGACTCGTCCGCGTCACCGATGACGCGGAGGAAACGATGACTCGATCCGGCCAGGAGCCTGTGATGATCGTGCCGCCGGCGGAAGGCGGGTCGAGGGAAACCGAGTACCTCCTTCGCGACCCGAGCAACGCCGCCGCAATGCGCCGATCGATGGCAGAGCTTGAGAAGGGCGATGCCGCCGAGCGGAACCTGACCGAGTCGCACGCCGTGGCGGATCCTGACGACCGCAGCCGAGAGCGCCAGGTTTAGCGGCTTTCCTGATGGCTATGAGGGGGATCGATCCGCAGACCGACGATCGAGGAGAGAGCCGATGTCCAGCGGTGCGATCCCGTCCGACGATCCGACCCGTACCCTCGTCCACGCCCGTCCCGACGACCCCGCCCTGGCGCACCTCGCCATCGCGGGCGGCACCTACACGATCCTGGTCACCGGCGAGCAGACGGCCGGCCGATACTGCCTGATCGACATGCGGGTTCCGCCGGGTGGTGGGCCGCCTCCACACCGGCACGACTTCGAGGAGATGTTCACGGTGCTCGACGGGGCGGTGGAGTTCACGTTCCGGGGCGAGCAGACAGTCGCGCGGGCCGGGGAGACGATCAACATTCCGGCGAACGCGCCGCACTTCTTCCGCAACTCGTTCGACCAGCCCGCTCGGCTGCTCTGCATGTGCACCCCGGCGGGGCAGGACGAGTACTTCCTGCGGGTGGGCGACCGGGTGGACGGTCCCACCTCACCGCCGCCGGCCCTCACCGAGGAGGAGCAGGCCGAGCGCCGGAACCGGGCGGCGGCGCTGGCCCCCGACTACCGCACCGAGTTGCTGATCGGCTGACACCGGCAGCACGAGCACAACGCGGACGGCTCACCGTCGTGGCCGAGACCACGACGGTGAGCCGTTTTCCGTACGAGAGGATCAGCTCGTCGCGACGAGCTGGAACCGCTGGTTGGCCTGGCCGTTGCAGGCGTAGAGCTGCACCTGCTGGCCGTTGCCGGTGCCCCAGACGTCGAGGCAGCGGCCGGACTGGACTCCGGTGATGGTGCCGTTGGAGTTGACGTTCCACTGCTGGTTCGTCTGCCCGTTGCAGCTGTAGATCTGGACTGCCGAGCCGTTGCCGGAGCCGGCGGCGTCCAGGCACATCGAGCCGTACACGGTCAGCTGCCGGCTGGAGGTGTAGGTCCACCGCTGGTTGGTCTGGCCGTGGCAGTCGTAGAGCTGCACCCGGGTGCCGTTGCTCTGCGAGGAGTTCGGTACGTCGATGCACCGGCCGGACTGGCTACCGACGATGCGGCTCGCGCCGGTGGTCGGCGGCGGCGTGGTCGGCCCGGCGGTCGGCGACACGGTAGTGGTCGGCGTGGGGTTGGGCGACGCGGAGTTGAGGACGTTGAGGACCGAGTTGTACGCGGCCTTCTTGTTGCCGCCGCCGTCGAACAGCAGCGGGCTCTCGTTGGAGCGCCACGAGTCGCTGTCACGCACGCCCCAGACGGTGATGCCGATGCAGCGCGGCACGTTGATGCACGCCTGGGTCAGACCCGCGTACTGGCTGGTCGAGGAGTTCGTGACGTCGACCTCGGTCAGCGCCACGTCGACGCCGAGCGCGGCGAAGTTCTGCAGCGTGGTCTGGAAGTTGCCGGGCAGCGAGCTGCCGCCGGTGAAGTGGGTCTGCAGACCCACGCAGTCGATCGGCACGCCACGGGACTTGAAGTCCCGGATCATGTTGTACACACCCTGCGTCTTGCCGTACGACCAGTTCTCGATGTTGTAGTCGTTGTAGCAGAGCTTCGTCGACGGGTCGGCCGCCCGCGCGGTGCGGAACGCCACCTCGATCCAGTCGTTACCGGTGCCCTGCAGGTTCGAGCTGCGGCGGCTGCCGTCCTCGTTGAACGCCTCGTTCACCACGTCCCACGCGGCCAGCTTGCCCCGGTAGTGGGCCATCACGCCGTTGATGTGGTCGATCATCGCCTGACGCAGGTTGCTGCCGTTCAGGCTCTGCATCCAACCCGGCTGCTGCGCGTGCCACGCCAGCGTGTGACCACGGACCTTCAGGCCCCGCTGGGTGGCCCAGTTGTAGATCTGGTCACCGGAGGAGAAGTTGAACTGGCCCCGGTTGGGCTGGAGCGCTTCCGGCTTCATCTCGTTCTCGGCGGTGATCATGTTGAACTCACGCGCCGCGATGGTGCTGTACGTGGAGTCGTTCAGCCGGTTCGCCGCGATGGCCGTGCCGAAGTAGCGGCCCGACTGCGCGGCGGCGGCACCGAGCGTGCTCTCCGCTGCCTGGGCCAGGCTGGGCACCACGAGCGCAGCACCGGCCAGGGCCAGCGCGCTGCTGACGGCGGCCAGCACCACGCGGTGGCTGCGCCTCGGTAGATGTTTCATGACACTCCTCTGCATATCGGACGATGATGCGCTGGCGATGCCCGGCTGGACGCGGGTGGGAGCGGCGGTGCGCACACCCCCGCGTCACTGCCCTGAAACTTTTCGAAGATGTACCGGTAACTTCCCTGGGAAGATATCCGCGACGGCACGATCGGTCAATGTCGATGTCGAATCGAACATGGACTCAACCGGCTGATCAGCGCGGGAGCCCATACATGACCATGAGAGCGAAGCGCGACGAGAGGCGCGACGCGGACCGAAAGTTTCGGAGAATCCGGCGTGGCCGGTCAGTGCTGGGCGGCCGCGTCGTACCGCTCGCGGTTGGCGTGCACCTCGTCCATGTGCGCCTCGGCCCACAGCTTCATGCCGTACATCAGCCGGTGCAGCGACTGGCCGAGGTCGGTCAGCTCGTACGTGACGGTCACCGGCACGCTCGGCGTCACGGTGCGGGTGACCAGGCCGTCGCGTTCCAGTGAGCGCAACGTCTGGGTGAGCATCTTCTGGCTGACCCCGGCCAGCCGGCGGGACAACTCGGAGTAGCGCATGACCTGCGGATCCGCGTTGCGGTCCGGGCCGTCGCGGCCGAGCGCGGCCAGGATCAGCGCCACCCACTTGTCGGAGATCCGGTCCAGGAGCTGCCGGCTCGGGCAGCCGGCGAGGAACGCGTCGTACGCCTCCCGCGCCTGCGCCCGCTTCTCCGCCGCCGTCTGCGTCGGCATCGTCCGCCTCCTACTCGGGGGTACCCAACGCACTCCGAAGTGCGTACTTCCCGATGGGAAGTTACCCCTCCATCGTGGAGCAGGGAATCCCCACGAAACAAAAGGAGACACACCATGGGTACGCGTACCTTCCGCACTGCCGTCGTCCGCACCCCGGGCGGACCCGACGCCATCGAGATCATCGACGTCCCGGAGCGCGAGCCGGGGCCCGGTGAGGTCCGGGTGGACGTCGCGGCGGCTCCGGTCAACCCGGCCGACCTCGGCGTCGTCGGCGGCTTCTTCCACTCGCTGGGGCTCATCCGCCAGCCGCACCACACCGGCCTGGGCTGGGACTTCGCCGGTGTCGTCGCCGCCGCCGGGCCGGGCGTCGACCTCGCCGTGGGCACCCGGGTCGCCGGGCTCGTCGGCGGGTTCGACCGCGACTTCGGCACGTACGCCGAGCAGCTCGTCGTACCCGTGGCCGACCTGGCGGTCGTACCCGATGATCTGGATCTGGTGGCGGCGGCGACGGTGCCGCTCAACGGCCTGACCGCGGCGCAGATCGTCGACCTGCTCGGCGAGCCGCCCGCCGGCGGCCGGCTGCTGGTCACCGGCGCGGCCGGCGCGGTGGGCGGCTACGTCGTGCCGCTCGCCCGAGACCGGGGGTGGCGGGTGACCGGCCTGGCGCGGGCCGAGGACGAGGAGTTCGTGCGCGGGCTCGGCGCCGACTTCACCACCGCCGCCGAACCGGGCTGGGACGCGGTCGCCGACGCCGCGGTGCTCCAGGACCGCGGGCTCGTGCTGGTGGGTGACGGCGGCGTGTTCGTCGGGGTACGGCCGAACGCCCACCCGGCCGCCGAGCGCGACGTCACGGTGCGCGCGGTCGAGGTGCACGCCGACGGGGTACGCCTGGCCGACCTGCTCGCCCGCACCGCCGCCGGTGAGCTGCCCGCGCGGGTGCACGCGGTGGTGCCGCTCGACCGGGTGGCGGACGCCCACCGGGAGGCGGCCAAGGGCGGAGTACGCGGACGCTACGTGCTGCGCCCCTGACCGCCGCGAGCGCGGTCCAGCACCTCCTCGACGGTGAGCGGGCTGCGCGGGTGGTGGGTCAGCGAGAGCGAGGTCCCGATCGTGCGGGGGCGCCGCGGCGACACTCAGGTGATGTCGCGGCGCATCGGGACGACCACGGCGAGCGCGGCTGCGGTCAGCGCGTACGCGGTCAGCAGCAGGGCGCCGGCAGCCGGCGGCAGGAGCGCCACGGCGTCGCTGCCGAGCTGCGCGGACATCGCGTCGGCGACGTAGGTGAAGTCGGTGAGCGCGGCGGTGGCCCCGCCGGGCAGGAGCGGGTAGAGCGCGTTGACGCCGGGGATCATCATCAGGACCGGCTCGGCCAGGTACAGGTAGCCGACCACCACGCAGACCGCCGCGACCTGGTTACGGAGCAGGGCGCCCACGCCGACGCCGACGAGCAGGTAGACAGCCATCGCGACGCCGATGCGGGCGAGCAGCGCCAGCACAGTGGGGGCGGGCAGGCCCAGCGGCACGCCGCGCGCGGCGGCGACCGTGAACAGGGCTGCCGAGGCGGCGACGGCGAGCGCGAGTCCGTAGGCGAGGCCGACGACCGCGTGGGTGACGAGTTTGGCGGCGAGCACCCGCCCACGGCGCGGCGCGAACACGAACGTGACGGCGGCGGTGCCGTGCCGGTACTCGGAGGTGGCCGCGAGGGCACCGGCGGCGGCCGGCACGAAGGCGGTGAAGCCGAGGATGCCGAGGATCGACCGCAGGCCCTCCTCGGTGTGCAGGCCGGGCATCGGCGGGTCGAAGTTCTCCGGCCCGACCAGCGCCATCATCCCGACCAGGCCGCCGCCCAGCGCGACGGACGCGAGCAGCAGCGCACCCCACATCCGGGTCGCCAGCACCCGGCGCAGTTCCGCTCTGAGCAGGTTCATCGGGCCTCCGCCTTGTCGGTGGTCAGGTCGAGGAAGAGCTGTTCGAGGCTTGTGGTCTCGGTGACCAGCTCGTGGACCCGCACGCGATGGGCCGCGGCGAGGTCGGCGACGCCCGGCGCGTCCAGTCCGCGTACCCGCAGCCGGCCGGGCCCGGCGGCCTCGACGGACCCGGCGGCGGCCGCCAGCGCGGCGGCCAGAGCTGTCGCGTCCGGCGAGGTGACGAGCACCGTCGGCGGGCCGGTGAGCCGGGACCACGGCCCGGCGGCGACGAGTTCCCCGCGCCGGATGACCACCACGTCGTCCACCACCTGCTGGACCTCGTGCAGGACGTGGCTGGAGATCAGCACGGTGCGGCCCTCGTCGGCGAGGCGGCGCAGCAGCCCGCGCAGCCACGACATGCCTTCCGGGTCCAGGCCGTTCGCCGGTTCGTCGAGCAGGAGGACACGCGGGTCGCCGAGCATCGCCGTGGCGAGGCTGAGCCGTTGCCGCATGCCGGTGGAGAACCCTCGGGTACGACGGTCGGCGGCGTGGGCGAGGCCGAGCAGGTCCAGCAGTTCCGCGACCCTGCCGCCCGGGCAGCCGGCCATCGCGGCGTAGACGCCCAGGTGGTCACGGGCGGTGTGGCCGGGGTGGAACGCGTTGCCGTCGAAC from the Micromonospora sp. WMMA1947 genome contains:
- a CDS encoding endo-1,4-beta-xylanase, producing the protein MKHLPRRSHRVVLAAVSSALALAGAALVVPSLAQAAESTLGAAAAQSGRYFGTAIAANRLNDSTYSTIAAREFNMITAENEMKPEALQPNRGQFNFSSGDQIYNWATQRGLKVRGHTLAWHAQQPGWMQSLNGSNLRQAMIDHINGVMAHYRGKLAAWDVVNEAFNEDGSRRSSNLQGTGNDWIEVAFRTARAADPSTKLCYNDYNIENWSYGKTQGVYNMIRDFKSRGVPIDCVGLQTHFTGGSSLPGNFQTTLQNFAALGVDVALTEVDVTNSSTSQYAGLTQACINVPRCIGITVWGVRDSDSWRSNESPLLFDGGGNKKAAYNSVLNVLNSASPNPTPTTTVSPTAGPTTPPPTTGASRIVGSQSGRCIDVPNSSQSNGTRVQLYDCHGQTNQRWTYTSSRQLTVYGSMCLDAAGSGNGSAVQIYSCNGQTNQQWNVNSNGTITGVQSGRCLDVWGTGNGQQVQLYACNGQANQRFQLVATS
- a CDS encoding helix-turn-helix transcriptional regulator, which encodes MLVGNLRVPDDLWSREDVHTALTGRDIGALFRLLARHTGASQTRIGAAVGLEQGYVSRIIAGRRVTSIDVLERIATGCGMPDDARMTLGLAPRQGSYRPTMADQSRGRHSDVPANRSWREDVQAAAQLWEGDVNRRDMLRQTVFSSTAYTLPALRWFTATTAQPVEQEGRRTVGQPDIDTIRQMTATYRRLDNQYGGGHARDNVTRFLHHEVTPLVVEGRYDTATGRRLLTAVAELTQLAGWQAYDMAEHGLAQRYLTQALDLARTAGDAGLGAEILAAMSHQATYLGHAATGVDLARAARQTAQRAGLRVLTAEAMVMEAHAHAVALHERDCAAALHQAEQALDRADRSSDPQWLGYFDEAYLSAKFGHCFHALGQHRRAERFAARSLKMDERYVRGKAFNLALLASVHASHGEPERASAIGTDALTLTTQLRSARAVRYVRDLQTGLTAHRRTPAVRQFITRVDAALGQRR
- a CDS encoding NADP-dependent oxidoreductase, which encodes MGTRTFRTAVVRTPGGPDAIEIIDVPEREPGPGEVRVDVAAAPVNPADLGVVGGFFHSLGLIRQPHHTGLGWDFAGVVAAAGPGVDLAVGTRVAGLVGGFDRDFGTYAEQLVVPVADLAVVPDDLDLVAAATVPLNGLTAAQIVDLLGEPPAGGRLLVTGAAGAVGGYVVPLARDRGWRVTGLARAEDEEFVRGLGADFTTAAEPGWDAVADAAVLQDRGLVLVGDGGVFVGVRPNAHPAAERDVTVRAVEVHADGVRLADLLARTAAGELPARVHAVVPLDRVADAHREAAKGGVRGRYVLRP
- a CDS encoding NUDIX hydrolase; this encodes MTEEPASRSTRWTIHGERVVDGSRRSRLSIADVELPDGVRFEQYVIRAPRSAMVAVLDGQERLLLMRRHRFVFDRWVWELPGGYVDEGEDPAKCAVREVEEETGWRPEAVEPLLSFQPWVATADAENLLFLAREAEHIGAPVDVNETERVAWIPLEEARRLVSEGEIVGAGTVIAVLELVARKARGEL
- a CDS encoding ATP-binding cassette domain-containing protein, which encodes MTGDHLAIEASGLTKRYGDVTAVRDLTFTVRPGAVTGFLGPNGAGKTTTMRMLTGLVTPTSGTATIGGQPYGRLAQPARTVGAVFDGNAFHPGHTARDHLGVYAAMAGCPGGRVAELLDLLGLAHAADRRTRGFSTGMRQRLSLATAMLGDPRVLLLDEPANGLDPEGMSWLRGLLRRLADEGRTVLISSHVLHEVQQVVDDVVVIRRGELVAAGPWSRLTGPPTVLVTSPDATALAAALAAAAGSVEAAGPGRLRVRGLDAPGVADLAAAHRVRVHELVTETTSLEQLFLDLTTDKAEAR
- a CDS encoding cupin domain-containing protein; translated protein: MSSGAIPSDDPTRTLVHARPDDPALAHLAIAGGTYTILVTGEQTAGRYCLIDMRVPPGGGPPPHRHDFEEMFTVLDGAVEFTFRGEQTVARAGETINIPANAPHFFRNSFDQPARLLCMCTPAGQDEYFLRVGDRVDGPTSPPPALTEEEQAERRNRAAALAPDYRTELLIG
- a CDS encoding ABC transporter permease translates to MNLLRAELRRVLATRMWGALLLASVALGGGLVGMMALVGPENFDPPMPGLHTEEGLRSILGILGFTAFVPAAAGALAATSEYRHGTAAVTFVFAPRRGRVLAAKLVTHAVVGLAYGLALAVAASAALFTVAAARGVPLGLPAPTVLALLARIGVAMAVYLLVGVGVGALLRNQVAAVCVVVGYLYLAEPVLMMIPGVNALYPLLPGGATAALTDFTYVADAMSAQLGSDAVALLPPAAGALLLTAYALTAAALAVVVPMRRDIT
- a CDS encoding helix-turn-helix domain-containing protein, producing MPTQTAAEKRAQAREAYDAFLAGCPSRQLLDRISDKWVALILAALGRDGPDRNADPQVMRYSELSRRLAGVSQKMLTQTLRSLERDGLVTRTVTPSVPVTVTYELTDLGQSLHRLMYGMKLWAEAHMDEVHANRERYDAAAQH